In Camelus dromedarius isolate mCamDro1 chromosome 24, mCamDro1.pat, whole genome shotgun sequence, one genomic interval encodes:
- the LOC135319162 gene encoding uncharacterized protein LOC135319162, whose protein sequence is MQISSLQTSCFRCWSFRFLERGLEWWVQALSERGSGSHRPAPRAAGSPKVGRCGSYSCGCGRPQPGEKGLLEDMEASRTVESSEAAWVPFFSRPASSPDPLPKFSPLGTRGAIGSAPAHMAMQPARDPRKLSLAGLRVFQGPQTAESVTDSNPVPEPLMLLPVPHRRPGLRRALSLRQIPDDSYNPEILYVELWMLPVLFGPDGELMTALHRWFGVLLVVSAVPGCGVLIFIIGPPFYQHLTMLLIVAVSFQLRIRENRARARTRRLLNSARASGRSV, encoded by the exons ATGCAAATTTCCTCTCTCCAAACAAGTTGTTTCAGGTGTTGGAGCTTCCGTTTTCTGGAAAGAGGTCTTGAATGGTGGGTGCAGGCACTCAGTGAGCGCGGCTCAGGGTCCCACCGCCCGGCTCCGCGGGCTGCAGGTTCCCCCAAGGTGGGCAGGTGTGGTTCCTACAGCTGTGGCTGCGGGAGACCTCAGCCTGGAGAGAAGGGCCTTCTAGAAGACATGGAGGCTTCGAGGACGGTGGAGTCCTCCGAGGCCGCGTGGGTTCCATTCTTCAGCCGCCCGGCTTCCTCCCCTGACCCCCTTCCCAAATTCTCTCCGCTTGGCACCCGAGGAGCCATCGGATCTGCCCCAGCGCACATGGCTATGCAGCCGGCCAGAGACCCTCGCAAACTCAGCCTAGCGGGCCTACGGGTGTTCCAGGGCCCTCAGACGGCGGAGTCGGTGACGGACAGCAACCCTGTTCCGGAACCGCTG ATGCTGCTCCCGGTGCCCCACCGGCGCCCGGGGCTTCGTCGTGCCCTAAGTCTGAGGCAGATTCCAGACGACAGTTACAACCCAGAGATCCTTTACGTGGAGCTGTGGATGCTTCCCGTGTTGTTCG gcccggACGGCGAACTGATGACGGCTCTCCACCGGTGGTTCGGGGTCTTACTCGTGGTGAGCGCGGTCCCAGGATGCGGAGTCCTGATCTTCATTATTGGGCCGCCCTTCTACCAGCATCTTACGATGCTCCTCATCGTGGCGGTGTCTTTCCAGCTTCGGATCCGCGAAAACCGAG CCAGAGCTCGGACCAGACGGCTGCTAAATTCTGCGCGGGCCTCCGGACGCTCGGTTTAA